In Metopolophium dirhodum isolate CAU chromosome 7, ASM1992520v1, whole genome shotgun sequence, one genomic interval encodes:
- the LOC132949095 gene encoding uncharacterized protein LOC132949095: protein MMFSSKIRFFKIAIQPSFVFRTYKNVKAKPNRQLQNNNVKGNPGGNRMLAMVLDGESPDASDVTFEDLEDGDNDMLDSHLLYDQHMKEIKKQEQLKSFQNIKRKYFKSNIVQPNFLTYFEKQQIKSLHDKSPKEWTPQTLSTCFPASPEVIVKILKSKWISDEGQKILRHDKLVQQNWERFRNGQFKDILSDELKNHLGKFSERRPTLITPKQAEAHIPKLAADYLKPQEFGQIITSYLGELTNPIDEPIQIETKDKPNIELIYENDTTTKSSKRHFTLDEFKSDSQKESFSLYTTPRTLPTNDKSVDVEKVTASLQENTSVISRKEVSAFIDTINDYPLAIRIPKKVWKEGYMYRVNDCFYDDNGDFLYRVPGLINDENRQQKQ from the exons ATGATGTTTTCGAgtaaaatacgtttttttaaaatcgCCATCCAGCCGTCATTTGTGTTCAGAACGTACAAAAATGTGAAGGCAAAACCTAACAGACAGTTGCAGAACAACAATGTCAAAGGCAACCCTGGGGGCAATCGTATGTTGGCCATGGTCCTGGATGGAGAATCTCCAGACGCATCTGACGTGACATTTGAAGATCTCGAAGACGGCGATAATGATATGCTGGATTCGCATTTGTTATATGATCAGCATatgaa agaaattaaaaaacaagaaCAACTTAAATCATTTCAGAACATTAAACGAAAGTATTTCAAAAGTAATATTGTACAGCCTAATTTTTTAACATACtttgaaaaacaacaaattaaaagtttacaTGATAAATCGCCTAAAGAATGGACTCCTCAAACATTATCAACATGCTTCCCAGCATCACCAGAAGTTATTgtt aaaatattgaaatctAAATGGATATCGGATGAAggtcaaaaaatattaaggcATGATAAATTGGTGCAGCAAAATTGGGAACGTTTTCGTAATGGACagtttaaagatattttatctgATGAACTAAAAAATCATTTAGGAAAATTTTCAGAACGACGACCTACGTTAATTACACCAAAGC AAGCCGAAGCTCATATTCCTAAACTAGCTGCAGATTATTTAAAGCCCCAGGAATTTGGACAAATTATAACTAGTTACCTTGGTGAACTCACCAATCCAATTGATGAACCAATTCAAATCGAAACTAAAGATAAACCAAACATCGAGTTGATTTATGAAAATGACACAACAACTAAAAGCAGTAAGAGACATTTTACATTAGACGAATTCAAAAGTGATTCTCAAAAAGAATCTTTTTCATTGTATACTACACCACGGACTTTGCCAACCAATGATAAAAGTGTTGACGTAGAAAAAGTTACAGCTAGTTTACAAGAGAATACAAGCGTAATTTCACGCAAAGAAGTTTCTGCATTTATTGATACGATAAACGATTATCCACTTGCTATTCGAATACCTAAAAAAGTTTGGAAAGAAGGATATATGTATAGAGTCAATGATTGTTTTTATGATGATAATGGAGACTTTTTGTATAGAGTTCCAGGTTTAATTAATGATGAAAATAGACAacaaaagcaataa
- the LOC132949096 gene encoding dynein light chain Tctex-type 1-like isoform X1 — MVEVNEGVKVHTLFVVDEVSDIMKDSIEHSIGSQLYQQNMVNKWTDSVVENCLTRLCKLAKPFKYIVTCAIMQKNGAGFHAASSCYWDNLTDGSCTVRWENKTMYVIVSVFGLAI, encoded by the exons ATGGTTGAAGTTAACGAAGGGGTAAAAgttcat acccTTTTTGTGGTGGATGAAGTGAGTGATATTATGAAGGACTCAATTGAACATTCAATTGGCAGTCAATTATACCAACaaaatatggtaaataaatGGACGGATTCTGTAGTTGAAAACTGCCTAACAAGACTTTGTAAGCTGGCAAaaccttttaaatatatag TTACATGTGCTATCATGCAAAAAAACGGTGCTGGTTTTCATGCAGCAAGTTCGTGTTATTGGGATAACTTGACAGATGGTAGTTGTACTGTTAGATGGGAAAACAAAACTATGTATGTTATTGTATCAGTTTTTGGTCTAGCTATTTGA
- the LOC132949418 gene encoding 52 kDa repressor of the inhibitor of the protein kinase-like: MAGRFKGVQTFVKSKYPNAIYVHCAAHSLNLAVSTASGIKPIRNCLGVIEKVYNFFNTPKRNSVLLNTIENSNNAPQVKQLKRLCATRWIQRYDSVNDFSELFSFVLNALDIISDWKESTDAEMLQKALKDSEFLISLNVIKVLFSYGLPQCKQLQKVQIDLKKTILIVENIIATLKCIRENNEIEFKIIYNNVKKMADDVGIELLEKKISSKQTHRANPNLQNHSTEQYYRVTVFLPYIDYFISQLTERFINHKSIFEGFDCIFKTQPLPLEINDREQFNKLVNIYSPVVDKFNSIAEFNMWKTKLITDNIILSSGLQALEICDKEFYPNIYMLIKIFCTLPVSTTTPERSFSNLKRIKTYLRNSMNETRLNGLALLACHTETKITPDEVIDELFLKNRRLEFVL, from the exons ATGGCTGGTCGATTTAAAGGAGTACAGACTTTTGTGAAATCTaaataccccaacgctatataTGTACATTGTGCAGCACATTCGCTGAATTTAGCTGTTTCAACAGCTAGTGGCATAAAACCTATCAGAAATTGTTTGGGGGTGATcgaaaaagtttataattttttcaatacccCTAAAAGAAATTCTGTTCTTTTAAATACCATTGAGAATTCAAATAATGCACCCCAAGTAAAACAACTCAAACGGCTTTGTGCTACTCGTTGGATTCAACGTTATGATTCTGTAAATGATTTTTCTGAACTATTTTCATTTGTTCTCAATGCGTTAGACATTATATCTGATTGGAAAGAATCAACAGATGCTGAAATGCTTCAGAAAGCGTTAAAAGATTCAGAGTTTTTGATTTCTTTGAATGTTATAAAG gtattattttcttatGGACTTCCGCAGTGTAAACAATTGCAAAAAGTtcaaattgatttgaaaaagacaatactcatagtagaaaatataatagctactttaaaatgtatcagagaaaataatgaaatagaattcaaaattatctataataatgtcaaa aaaaTGGCAGATGATGTTGGAATTGAATTGCTAGAGAAAAAAATTTCTTCTAAACAAACACATAGAGCTAatccaaatttacaaaatcattcTACCGAACAATACTATCGTGTAACAGTATTTTTACCATATATTGATTACTTTATATCACAACTTACTGAgcgttttataaatcataaaagtatttttgaag GGTTcgattgcatttttaaaacccAGCCATTGCCACTAGAGATAAATGACCGAGAACAATTTAATAAGCTTGTGAACATATATTCACCCGTTGTAGATAAATTCAATAGCATAGCCGAATTCAATATGtggaaaacaaaactaattacAGATAATATCATTCTTAGTTCAGGATTACAGGCATTAGAAATTTGTGATAAAGAATTTTATCCCAACATTTacatgttgataaaaatattttgtacgctTCCAGTGTCAACAACAACTCCTGAACGATCATtctctaatttaaaaagaattaaaacttATCTCAGGAATAGTATGAATGAA acTAGACTGAATGGATTGGCTCTATTAGCGTGCCATACAGAAACAAAGATTACACCAGATGAAGTCATTGATGAATTGTTTCTGAAAAATAGAAGACTGgagtttgttttgtaa
- the LOC132949096 gene encoding dynein light chain Tctex-type 1-like isoform X2, whose translation MVEVNEGTLFVVDEVSDIMKDSIEHSIGSQLYQQNMVNKWTDSVVENCLTRLCKLAKPFKYIVTCAIMQKNGAGFHAASSCYWDNLTDGSCTVRWENKTMYVIVSVFGLAI comes from the exons ATGGTTGAAGTTAACGAAGGG acccTTTTTGTGGTGGATGAAGTGAGTGATATTATGAAGGACTCAATTGAACATTCAATTGGCAGTCAATTATACCAACaaaatatggtaaataaatGGACGGATTCTGTAGTTGAAAACTGCCTAACAAGACTTTGTAAGCTGGCAAaaccttttaaatatatag TTACATGTGCTATCATGCAAAAAAACGGTGCTGGTTTTCATGCAGCAAGTTCGTGTTATTGGGATAACTTGACAGATGGTAGTTGTACTGTTAGATGGGAAAACAAAACTATGTATGTTATTGTATCAGTTTTTGGTCTAGCTATTTGA